GAGACAGGAAATTCCTGGTCGTCGAAGAAGACGTCCGCGGCCGTATCGTGCTCAACAATCCCGCCGGTCACCTGGAGGACGAGGAAACCCTCGTCGATGCGGCGATTCGCGAAGTGCAAGAGGAAACCGGCTGCGAATTCCGTCCGGACGGGATCACGGGTATCTATCTCTGGAAGACGCCCAAGGGCGACCTGACGTTCCTGCGCGTGAATTTCTTCGGTCGCGCCGTCACCGAGGACCGCGACGCCCAGCTGGATGACGGCATCATCGCCACGCACTGGCTGACCCGCGAGGAACTTGCCGAACGCGCGAGCGAGCTGCGCAGCCCGATGGTGCTTGGCGGGATCGACGACTACCTTGCCGGCAAGCGTTATCCGCTGGACACCCTGAAAGACATGGGCCAGGGCTTCTTCTCCGACGCGTCGGACGATGGTTGAGCGCGGTATGGCTGCCGAACGTGTGATCGTGGGTCTTTCAGGCGGGGTCGATTCCTCGGTCACCGCGCTGTTGCTCAAGGAACAAGGTTATGACGTGCATGGCCTGTTCATGGACAACTGGGACGACGACGATGCCTATTGCACCGCCGCCGAGGATTTCCAGGACGCCCGCCAGGTCGCCGCTGCCATCGGCATTCCCATCCACAAGGTGAACTTCGCCGAGGAATACAAGGAACGCGTGTTCGCCTACTTCCTCGAGGAATACGAAGCAGGCCGCACGCCCAACCCGGACGTGCTGTGCAACTCCGAGATCAAGTTCAAGGCCTTCCTGGATTACGCCCTGCGCCTGGGTGCCGACTGGATCGCGACCGGTCATTACGCCCGGGTCGAACACGGCGAGAACGAATCACGCCTGCTGAAAGCGGCCGACCAGGGCAAGGACCAGACCTATTTCCTGCATGCGGTGCCACAGGCGGCGATGCGCAAGACGCTGTTCCCGCTGGGCGAGCTGCAAAAGGACGAGGTACGCGACCTTGCAGCGCGACACGGCTTCGTCAATCACGACAAGAAGGACTCGACCGGCATCTGTTTCATTGGCGAGCGTGATTTCCGCGAGTTCCTGAAAAAATACCTGCCCGTGAAGCCAGGACCGATGCGCACGCCGGAAGGCGAAGTCGTCGGTGAACATGAAGGTCTCTCCTACTACACCC
This DNA window, taken from Gammaproteobacteria bacterium, encodes the following:
- the mnmA gene encoding tRNA 2-thiouridine(34) synthase MnmA, whose product is MAAERVIVGLSGGVDSSVTALLLKEQGYDVHGLFMDNWDDDDAYCTAAEDFQDARQVAAAIGIPIHKVNFAEEYKERVFAYFLEEYEAGRTPNPDVLCNSEIKFKAFLDYALRLGADWIATGHYARVEHGENESRLLKAADQGKDQTYFLHAVPQAAMRKTLFPLGELQKDEVRDLAARHGFVNHDKKDSTGICFIGERDFREFLKKYLPVKPGPMRTPEGEVVGEHEGLSYYTLGQRKGLMIGGLKDASDDPWYVVDKQESDNALVVAQGHDHPLLHHDALAFEKPHWVRTVPGVGRELMAKTRYRQADQACQLTRLDEHGGELVFTAAQRAITPGQYVVLYEGEECLGGGVITRRFNTRSEAA
- a CDS encoding NUDIX hydrolase; amino-acid sequence: MRFSPRVTVSAVIERDRKFLVVEEDVRGRIVLNNPAGHLEDEETLVDAAIREVQEETGCEFRPDGITGIYLWKTPKGDLTFLRVNFFGRAVTEDRDAQLDDGIIATHWLTREELAERASELRSPMVLGGIDDYLAGKRYPLDTLKDMGQGFFSDASDDG